A single Sulfurimonas crateris DNA region contains:
- a CDS encoding Fic family protein has protein sequence MKKQKWIWEYDEYPNFRYDKAKLEPLLRDIAYEQGKLKSFMLLMDKESTNYSLAQTLENEIIASCEIEGEILNRQSVRSSIKQKLGLESDAHYKAVKKEDNYVDILIDANTNYDEDLTLDKLFGWHHAMFEKGYSGFSKIKVAQFRGEGAMQVVSGDYGKERIHYEAPPYDTLNDEMNSFIKWFNDAPTTLEKAAITHLWFVIIHPFDDGNGRITRALTDRVLSKLEQSTFSKIYTMSKSIYEDRIGYYEALDKTTGRFAKDDPLDITYWMEWFFKTLHHALLDAGKQLNYVVEKTKFWDAHREDELNIRQIKVLNRLLDIGSENFKGDLTKAKYVKIADTAETNASRDISDLLAKGCIKQVEGTIGRGTRYTINHIP, from the coding sequence ATGAAAAAACAAAAATGGATATGGGAATATGATGAGTATCCCAATTTTAGATACGATAAAGCCAAACTAGAACCACTGTTAAGAGATATTGCTTATGAACAAGGCAAACTAAAATCTTTTATGCTATTGATGGATAAAGAGAGCACAAACTATTCATTAGCTCAAACTTTAGAAAATGAGATCATAGCAAGTTGTGAAATAGAGGGTGAAATATTAAACCGTCAAAGTGTTCGTTCCTCCATCAAACAAAAACTTGGACTTGAATCAGATGCACATTATAAAGCTGTAAAAAAAGAGGATAATTATGTAGATATTCTTATCGATGCGAATACAAACTATGATGAAGATTTAACACTTGATAAACTCTTTGGTTGGCATCATGCTATGTTTGAAAAAGGGTATAGTGGATTTTCAAAGATTAAAGTAGCCCAGTTTAGAGGAGAAGGTGCTATGCAAGTAGTTTCTGGTGATTATGGTAAAGAGAGAATCCATTACGAAGCACCGCCTTATGATACTCTTAATGATGAAATGAATAGTTTTATAAAATGGTTCAATGATGCTCCTACAACTCTTGAAAAAGCAGCTATTACTCACCTTTGGTTTGTAATTATCCATCCATTTGACGATGGCAATGGAAGAATCACAAGAGCATTAACTGATAGAGTATTATCAAAATTAGAACAATCTACTTTTTCAAAAATATATACCATGTCAAAGAGTATCTATGAAGACAGAATTGGTTATTATGAAGCTTTGGATAAAACAACTGGAAGATTTGCTAAAGATGATCCGCTAGATATTACTTACTGGATGGAGTGGTTTTTTAAAACCTTGCACCATGCACTGTTAGATGCCGGGAAACAGCTAAACTATGTTGTGGAAAAAACGAAGTTTTGGGATGCACATAGAGAAGATGAACTAAATATAAGACAAATAAAAGTACTTAATAGACTTCTTGATATTGGAAGTGAAAACTTTAAAGGTGATCTTACAAAAGCAAAATATGTAAAAATTGCCGACACTGCTGAAACTAATGCTTCAAGGGATATATCAGATTTATTGGCAAAAGGGTGTATTAAACAAGTAGAGGGTACGATAGGTAGAGGAACTAGATATACTATTAATCATATTCCTTAG
- a CDS encoding nucleotidyl transferase AbiEii/AbiGii toxin family protein, producing MKHPALIKMLEKYDLSNPNASFDALREILQEIVLLGLYDAGFFKHAAFYGGTALRILHNLPRFSEDLDFSLLESNQKFNLKPYEDAIISTLKAFGFDVTIEIKEKNNSSAIASAFVKGNTIEHLININAPKDITSKIHRDQAVKIKLEVDTNPPLEFETQNIIRLTPRPFSINAFTLPSLYAGKMHAILCRAWSSRPKGRDWYDLVWYIANDVELDVKHLKARLSQSCKYLEANKINIPDELTKQNIKELLLQRIESLDVAKAKNDIQPFIKDMREIELWSKEFFVAIIENIKVK from the coding sequence ATGAAACATCCAGCACTTATAAAAATGCTCGAAAAATATGACCTCTCAAATCCTAATGCCAGCTTTGATGCTCTTAGAGAGATACTGCAAGAGATAGTACTGTTAGGATTATATGATGCAGGTTTTTTCAAACACGCTGCTTTTTACGGTGGAACGGCTCTTAGAATACTGCATAACTTACCTAGATTTTCAGAAGATTTGGATTTTTCACTTCTTGAGTCAAACCAAAAGTTTAACCTAAAACCTTATGAAGATGCGATTATCTCAACTTTAAAAGCTTTTGGCTTTGATGTAACCATAGAGATAAAAGAGAAAAACAATAGCAGTGCCATAGCCTCAGCTTTTGTAAAAGGCAACACGATTGAGCATCTCATAAATATAAATGCCCCAAAAGATATAACGAGTAAAATCCATAGAGATCAAGCTGTAAAGATAAAACTTGAAGTAGATACAAACCCACCGCTGGAGTTTGAAACACAAAACATTATAAGACTAACTCCACGACCGTTTTCTATAAATGCTTTTACTTTGCCGTCTCTTTATGCAGGAAAAATGCATGCCATACTTTGCCGTGCATGGAGTAGCAGACCAAAAGGGCGTGACTGGTATGACTTGGTTTGGTACATAGCAAACGATGTAGAACTTGATGTAAAACACTTAAAAGCGAGACTCTCTCAAAGCTGTAAATACCTAGAAGCAAATAAGATAAATATACCAGATGAGCTTACAAAACAAAACATAAAAGAGCTGCTTTTACAAAGGATAGAGAGCCTTGATGTAGCAAAAGCAAAAAATGATATACAGCCGTTCATAAAAGATATGAGAGAAATTGAACTTTGGTCAAAAGAGTTTTTTGTAGCAATAATTGAGAATATAAAAGTGAAGTAG
- a CDS encoding type IV toxin-antitoxin system AbiEi family antitoxin domain-containing protein: MKTIEIKNALPLSVFSHEMLYALLEKSVSNVNDKISNLVKSGELVRLKKGFYTFSKAYLTKPIDLISVANTLYTPSYVSFDYALSYYRMIPERVSEITSATSKNEKLFETPVGRFSYKKVSLKVYSLGIDWLYDDVEGGRFIATPEKALCDKIRYDRGIGTLTQGAMVDYLKYDLRLEIAKPLDAGLIEEIAIAYRSRNLKTLSQVVEKGKL; encoded by the coding sequence ATGAAAACTATCGAGATTAAAAATGCTTTACCACTGTCAGTTTTTTCCCATGAGATGCTTTATGCACTGCTGGAAAAATCAGTGAGCAATGTAAACGATAAGATCTCAAACCTCGTAAAAAGTGGTGAACTTGTACGACTCAAAAAAGGTTTTTATACTTTTTCTAAAGCCTACCTTACAAAACCGATAGATCTCATCAGTGTTGCAAACACTCTTTATACTCCTTCTTATGTCTCTTTTGACTATGCTCTGAGCTACTACAGGATGATACCTGAGAGGGTAAGTGAAATCACATCTGCTACAAGTAAAAACGAAAAACTTTTTGAAACTCCCGTAGGAAGATTTAGCTATAAAAAAGTATCTCTCAAAGTTTACTCTTTAGGGATTGACTGGCTTTATGATGATGTTGAAGGCGGAAGATTTATAGCAACTCCAGAAAAAGCTCTGTGCGATAAGATACGCTACGATAGAGGTATCGGTACTCTTACTCAAGGTGCGATGGTAGATTACCTCAAATATGATCTGCGACTTGAGATCGCAAAGCCGTTGGATGCTGGGCTTATAGAAGAGATAGCCATCGCATATAGATCACGAAATCTCAAAACGCTCTCTCAAGTAGTTGAAAAAGGAAAGCTATGA